GCAGGGGAGAAAGCCGCACGCTCCACGCCGCCTAACTCGCTCTCGCGGCCGTTCCCTTGGTCCACGCCCAGCTCATAGTCGTACTGCACCGCCGCAAGGTCGCTCTGTTCGAAAACCCTCCTCTGCTCGGCCATCCTCTCCGCTGGTAGGACGTCCAAGAGCCCCGCTTCTACTAACTTGGCGTAACCAGTGCCCGGTGCCACGACCAGGTCGGAGAAAGAGACGCCCGGCGGATCAAGTTGGCGTAGCAGGGAGAGCGTCTCCTGCAAGTGTTCCTCGAAGAAGCGTTCGCCTCCCAAACCCATGAGGATGATGGCCACGAAGTGGATGCCCGCCCCACGGAGCATCTCCCCTGCCGCGAGGATGCGCTCCCGCTCCGTTCCTGGCACTCCACCTTTGGTTTTGCCCATCAGACGCAGCAGGCGTGCCGAGCCAGTCTCCACGCCCCACCAGAGCAGACCAAGGCCCAACTCGCGCAATCGCCGGAGCCCATCCACGCCCTTGGCCAGCACGCTCTCCGTGTGGCAAAAGGCACTTACCTCCACCGGCTCCACACGGGACTCCACTCTCCTGAAGTAGAGGCATTCGGAAGACTCGTCGTACGCGGTCACCTGGGCGCTCGAAACTCGGCGCCCAGGGAAATGGGCACGCACCAGACGCAGCACCTGCTCCAGCTTCGCCTGCTCAGTGCACAAGGCGTCGGCATCCAAGAGCATCACGCGGCGCACAGGCAGGCCACGCCGGCTGCACTCAGCCGCCACGAACCGCGCCTCTTCTGCGATGCGCCAAAGCGGCTTCTCCGAGAAGGCCACGTCCTTGAAGAAAGGGCAGAAGATGCAGCCATTGTGCGGGCACCCGACATTAATCTGCAGAAAAGCGGTGCCTCCGGAAGCCTCGGCCGATGGCACAACGCGTGGGGCAGCGTCCCATCCCTCGAAGAATCCGCCAGCTACCAATTCCCGAACAAGCTCCCTCATGCCCTCGTGTCGCAGGGTCATTTCCGGAAACACTCGGCCGGGCTCTGGCGCAAAGCAGATTGCATCGCCAGAGCCATTTCCGCCCAGGTTTGCCGGAAAGCCGCTCCGCACGAGAGGGCGCCGTTTGCTCACCGCCCAGAGACGCCGGCT
This genomic window from Calditrichota bacterium contains:
- a CDS encoding radical SAM protein produces the protein MRELVRELVAGGFFEGWDAAPRVVPSAEASGGTAFLQINVGCPHNGCIFCPFFKDVAFSEKPLWRIAEEARFVAAECSRRGLPVRRVMLLDADALCTEQAKLEQVLRLVRAHFPGRRVSSAQVTAYDESSECLYFRRVESRVEPVEVSAFCHTESVLAKGVDGLRRLRELGLGLLWWGVETGSARLLRLMGKTKGGVPGTERERILAAGEMLRGAGIHFVAIILMGLGGERFFEEHLQETLSLLRQLDPPGVSFSDLVVAPGTGYAKLVEAGLLDVLPAERMAEQRRVFEQSDLAAVQYDYELGVDQGNGRESELGGVERAAFSPAVTRHLHVTGKAVR